In the genome of Mucisphaera calidilacus, one region contains:
- a CDS encoding DUF488 domain-containing protein: protein MSVAGRDIFTVGHSTHEWETFLGLLKQHGITAIADVRSQPFSRLPEYNRDALAAGLKREGIQYVPLGRELGARRDEPECYVDGQAVYERVAELPLFHEGIERLLKGAERFTIALMCAEKEPLDCHRTVLVCRRLRPHGLHIRHILADGTLEEHADAEKRLMKMMGIAPDLFQQDVKEADLIERAYEERGKQIAYRMDTEGASNEPAE, encoded by the coding sequence ATGAGCGTTGCAGGCCGAGACATCTTCACCGTCGGACACTCCACACACGAGTGGGAGACGTTCCTCGGCCTGCTGAAGCAGCACGGCATCACTGCCATCGCTGACGTTCGGTCGCAGCCGTTCAGTCGCCTGCCGGAATACAACCGCGACGCGCTGGCGGCTGGCCTGAAGCGCGAGGGCATCCAGTATGTCCCGCTGGGCCGCGAACTCGGGGCCAGGCGCGACGAGCCGGAATGCTACGTCGATGGCCAGGCGGTGTATGAGCGGGTGGCGGAACTGCCGCTGTTCCACGAGGGGATCGAGCGGCTGCTCAAGGGCGCGGAGCGGTTCACCATCGCGCTGATGTGCGCGGAGAAGGAGCCGCTGGATTGTCACCGCACGGTGCTGGTGTGCCGCCGCCTGCGGCCCCACGGCCTGCATATCCGCCACATCCTGGCTGACGGGACGCTGGAGGAGCACGCGGACGCCGAGAAGCGGTTGATGAAGATGATGGGCATTGCCCCTGACCTCTTCCAGCAGGACGTCAAGGAAGCGGACCTGATCGAACGAGCATACGAAGAACGCGGCAAGCAGATCGCTTACCGCATGGACACAGAAGGAGCCTCGAATGAACCAGCCGAGTAG
- a CDS encoding DUF488 domain-containing protein, translated as MNQPSSSTDAKPITIFTIGFARKSAKEFFEKLQKAGVKRLIDVRLNNVSQLAGFTKKKDLEYFLRVIADIDYVHFDDLAPTKDILDSFKKQKEMDWADYERRFNALMEQRSPETHHLPNEFDHACLLCSEATPENCHRRLVAEHLRRRWGNVEIKHL; from the coding sequence ATGAACCAGCCGAGTAGCAGCACGGACGCCAAGCCCATCACGATCTTCACGATCGGCTTCGCTCGCAAGTCGGCGAAGGAGTTCTTCGAGAAGCTCCAGAAGGCGGGCGTGAAGCGGCTGATCGACGTCCGCTTGAACAACGTCTCACAGTTGGCGGGATTCACGAAGAAGAAGGACCTGGAGTACTTCCTGCGTGTGATCGCGGACATCGACTACGTCCACTTCGATGACCTCGCCCCGACGAAGGACATCCTCGACAGCTTCAAGAAGCAGAAGGAGATGGACTGGGCCGACTACGAACGGCGGTTCAACGCGCTGATGGAGCAGCGCTCGCCGGAGACGCACCACCTGCCGAATGAATTTGACCATGCGTGCCTGCTGTGCAGCGAGGCGACGCCGGAGAACTGCCATCGACGACTTGTTGCCGAGCACCTGCGCCGCAGATGGGGCAACGTGGAGATCAAGCATCTATGA
- the nifJ gene encoding pyruvate:ferredoxin (flavodoxin) oxidoreductase translates to MIQPAQTPASEAVAPVQWKTMDGNEAVASVAYRLTELAAIYPITPSSPMGEFYEEWSTQDRTNLWGMIPQAVEMQSEAGAAGAVHGGLQAGTLTTTFTASQGLLLMIPNMYKIAGELHPFVMHVAARTLATHALSIFGDHSDVMSCRGTGFAMLASCSVQEAHDMAAVAHAATLESRIPFLHFMDGFRTSHEVSRIEVMSDDALRTLVSDESILDFRGRRLDPDTPSIRGTAQNPDVFFQCREAANAYYEAVPEIVERTFARLEKATGRAYQLFEYVGDPDAEDVVVAMGSGVETLEETAAKLRGEGRKVGVLNVRLYRPWSQDHFLAALPTSVRRVAVLDRCKEPGAPGEPLYLDVVGALDSAEREGRLEARPMVVGGRYGLSSKEFTPGMAKAVFDHLREDRPRHGFTIGIVDDVTRTSLKWDPSFSVESDDCFRALFYGLGSDGTVGANKNSIKIIGTETDNYAQGYFVYDSKKSGALTVSHLRFGPERIRSPYLISEADFVGCHQQVFLDQVDVLGAARECGVFLLNSPYPADKVWDHLPARAQRVIREKRLRFYTIDALTVAREAGMGQRINTIMQTCFFAISGVLPSDEAIARIKHAIETTYARKGKEIVEKNFAAVDAAVANLHQVEIPEAADAGYEVPPTVPEEAPDFVQRITAKILAGEGDLLPVSAFPVDGTWPTGTSQWEKRGIATETPRWDEDLCIQCNKCALVCPHAAIRMKLVDESDLAGAPEGFVAVDAKGKDFKGKRYTLSVAPDDCTGCELCVEVCPAIDRENPDRCALEMKPRLDDLDGQRDRFDFFRGLPQMQRERVVRLDAKGSQMIEPLFEFSGACSGCGETPYIKLLTQLYGDRLLIANATGCSSIFGGNLPTTPYTTDACGRGPAWSNSLFEDNAEYGYGMRLGADLHAREAAALLDRLEGSLPAAAVAVLKDPDKAISERYEAIDAIRKTLASVSDPAAKRLATVLANLVDRSVWIIGGDGWAYDIGFGGLDHVLAQSRNVNMLVLDTEVYSNTGGQASKATPLGAAARFATTGKLTGKKDLGQIAMSYGHAYVGSIALGANDNHAVKVIQEAESYDGPSLVVAYAHCIAHGYDLKDGLNHQKLAVSAGVWPLYRFDPRRSDEGKNPLQVDMPKGKTTVSDYMNSEARFRIMKKSDPERFQRVVEATEEQVRQRTAALKHMAAATAVENA, encoded by the coding sequence ATGATCCAGCCAGCCCAGACTCCCGCTTCCGAGGCGGTGGCACCGGTTCAATGGAAGACGATGGACGGTAATGAGGCGGTGGCTTCGGTGGCTTATCGCCTGACGGAGCTCGCGGCGATCTATCCGATCACGCCCTCGTCGCCTATGGGTGAGTTTTACGAGGAGTGGTCGACGCAGGACCGGACGAATCTGTGGGGGATGATTCCGCAGGCGGTTGAGATGCAGTCGGAGGCGGGGGCCGCGGGTGCGGTGCATGGCGGCTTGCAGGCGGGGACGCTGACGACGACGTTCACGGCGTCGCAGGGTCTGCTGCTGATGATTCCGAACATGTACAAGATCGCGGGCGAGTTGCATCCGTTCGTGATGCACGTCGCGGCGCGTACGCTGGCGACGCACGCGTTGTCGATTTTTGGTGATCACTCGGACGTGATGTCGTGTCGCGGGACGGGTTTTGCGATGTTGGCGTCGTGCTCGGTTCAGGAGGCGCACGACATGGCGGCGGTGGCTCACGCGGCGACGCTTGAGAGCCGGATTCCGTTTCTGCACTTCATGGATGGCTTCCGCACGTCGCACGAGGTCTCGCGTATTGAGGTGATGAGTGATGACGCGTTGCGGACGCTGGTGAGTGACGAGTCGATTCTTGATTTCCGCGGACGTCGTCTGGACCCGGACACGCCTTCGATTCGTGGGACGGCGCAGAACCCGGACGTGTTTTTCCAGTGCCGCGAGGCGGCGAACGCGTATTACGAGGCGGTGCCGGAGATTGTTGAGCGGACGTTCGCGCGTCTGGAGAAGGCGACGGGTCGTGCGTATCAGTTGTTTGAGTACGTGGGTGATCCGGACGCGGAGGACGTTGTGGTGGCGATGGGGTCGGGTGTTGAGACGCTCGAGGAGACGGCGGCGAAGCTGCGTGGCGAGGGTCGCAAGGTCGGCGTGCTGAATGTGCGTTTGTATCGGCCGTGGAGTCAGGATCATTTCCTGGCCGCGTTGCCGACGAGTGTGCGTCGCGTTGCGGTTCTGGACCGTTGCAAGGAGCCGGGTGCGCCGGGCGAGCCGCTTTACCTAGACGTGGTGGGTGCGTTGGATTCGGCGGAGCGTGAGGGTCGTCTGGAGGCTCGGCCGATGGTGGTCGGCGGTCGTTACGGTCTGTCTTCGAAGGAGTTCACGCCTGGGATGGCCAAGGCGGTGTTCGATCATCTTCGAGAGGATCGTCCGCGTCACGGGTTTACGATCGGCATTGTTGATGACGTGACGCGTACGTCGTTGAAGTGGGACCCGAGTTTCTCGGTGGAGTCGGACGACTGCTTCCGTGCGTTGTTTTACGGGTTGGGTTCGGACGGCACGGTGGGTGCGAACAAGAACTCGATCAAGATCATCGGCACGGAGACGGACAACTACGCTCAGGGCTACTTTGTTTATGACTCGAAGAAGTCGGGCGCGTTGACGGTGTCGCACCTGCGTTTTGGTCCGGAGCGGATCCGGAGTCCGTACCTGATCTCGGAGGCGGATTTCGTGGGCTGCCACCAGCAGGTGTTTCTGGATCAGGTTGATGTTCTGGGCGCGGCGCGAGAGTGTGGCGTGTTTTTATTGAACTCGCCTTACCCGGCGGACAAGGTCTGGGATCATCTTCCGGCTCGTGCGCAGAGGGTGATTCGGGAGAAGCGGCTGCGTTTCTACACGATTGACGCGTTGACGGTGGCGCGTGAGGCGGGGATGGGTCAGCGGATCAACACGATCATGCAGACGTGTTTCTTTGCGATTTCGGGTGTTCTGCCGAGCGACGAGGCGATTGCGCGGATCAAGCACGCGATCGAGACGACGTATGCGCGCAAGGGCAAGGAGATCGTGGAGAAGAACTTCGCTGCGGTGGATGCGGCGGTCGCGAACCTGCACCAGGTCGAGATACCGGAGGCGGCGGACGCGGGTTACGAAGTGCCGCCGACGGTGCCCGAGGAGGCCCCGGACTTCGTGCAGCGGATCACGGCGAAGATTCTTGCGGGCGAGGGCGATCTGCTGCCGGTGTCGGCGTTCCCGGTGGACGGGACGTGGCCGACGGGCACGTCGCAGTGGGAGAAGCGTGGCATCGCGACGGAGACGCCTCGGTGGGACGAGGACCTTTGTATCCAGTGCAACAAGTGTGCGCTGGTGTGCCCGCACGCGGCGATCCGTATGAAGCTGGTGGACGAGTCGGATCTGGCCGGCGCTCCCGAGGGCTTTGTGGCGGTCGATGCGAAGGGCAAGGACTTCAAGGGCAAGCGTTACACGCTGAGCGTGGCACCGGATGACTGCACGGGCTGCGAGTTGTGTGTTGAGGTTTGTCCGGCGATTGACCGTGAGAACCCGGACCGTTGTGCGTTGGAGATGAAGCCGCGTCTTGATGATCTTGATGGTCAGCGTGACCGCTTCGACTTCTTCCGCGGGTTGCCGCAGATGCAGCGTGAGCGTGTGGTTCGTCTGGACGCGAAGGGCTCGCAGATGATCGAGCCGCTGTTCGAGTTCAGTGGTGCGTGCTCGGGTTGTGGTGAGACGCCTTACATCAAGCTGTTGACTCAGTTGTATGGTGATCGGCTGCTGATCGCGAATGCGACGGGTTGTTCTTCGATCTTCGGCGGCAATCTGCCGACGACGCCTTACACGACGGACGCGTGTGGTCGCGGCCCGGCGTGGTCGAACTCGTTGTTCGAGGACAACGCGGAGTATGGCTACGGCATGCGTCTGGGTGCGGACCTGCACGCGCGCGAGGCTGCCGCCCTGCTCGACCGTCTCGAGGGCAGTCTGCCGGCGGCCGCGGTCGCTGTGCTGAAGGATCCCGACAAGGCGATCTCGGAGCGCTACGAGGCGATCGACGCGATCCGCAAGACTTTGGCATCGGTATCGGACCCGGCGGCGAAGCGTCTGGCGACGGTGCTGGCGAACCTGGTTGACCGGTCGGTGTGGATCATCGGCGGTGACGGCTGGGCGTATGACATCGGTTTCGGCGGGTTGGATCACGTGCTGGCACAGAGCCGGAACGTGAACATGCTGGTGCTCGACACCGAGGTGTATTCGAACACGGGCGGCCAGGCCTCGAAGGCGACGCCTCTGGGCGCTGCGGCTCGTTTCGCGACGACCGGGAAGCTGACGGGCAAGAAGGACCTGGGCCAGATCGCGATGAGCTATGGTCATGCGTATGTGGGTTCGATCGCGTTGGGCGCGAATGACAACCACGCGGTGAAGGTGATCCAGGAGGCGGAGTCTTATGACGGGCCGTCGCTGGTGGTGGCATATGCCCACTGCATCGCTCACGGTTATGACCTGAAGGACGGCCTGAACCACCAGAAGCTGGCGGTGTCGGCGGGCGTGTGGCCTTTGTATCGGTTTGACCCGCGTCGGTCGGATGAGGGCAAGAACCCGTTGCAGGTGGACATGCCTAAGGGCAAGACGACGGTGTCGGATTACATGAATTCGGAGGCTCGTTTCCGGATCATGAAGAAGAGCGATCCGGAGCGTTTCCAGCGTGTGGTTGAGGCGACGGAGGAGCAGGTTCGCCAGCGTACGGCGGCGCTCAAGCATATGGCTGCGGCGACGGCTGTGGAGAACGCGTGA
- a CDS encoding dual OB domain-containing protein, with protein sequence MTQMICMANSIREGDRCVAGIEVGTGRWIRPVPPAGGGIPTRHVNFGGHLLEPLDIVELNVQPPQMTTRYQCENCVMPAYDWRIVGKAEPIHLLPCCERTTPILHTDTDRVAPALLEQLPPAQWRSLQLVRANPVTFGQDYWNQRRWRASFHDEAGNHYSLKVTDPLACDRLARGEEIGQDCILTISLIEPWTHNAEEKPPTCYKLVAAVVEL encoded by the coding sequence ATGACGCAGATGATCTGCATGGCAAATTCGATTCGTGAAGGTGACCGATGCGTCGCGGGCATTGAGGTCGGCACTGGCCGTTGGATTCGACCCGTGCCTCCGGCAGGCGGGGGCATTCCCACGCGTCACGTCAACTTCGGCGGCCATTTGCTCGAACCGCTCGACATCGTTGAGTTGAACGTTCAGCCTCCGCAGATGACGACACGGTATCAGTGCGAAAACTGCGTGATGCCCGCCTACGACTGGCGGATCGTCGGAAAAGCGGAGCCGATCCATCTCTTGCCGTGCTGTGAACGCACGACGCCGATTCTGCACACCGATACGGATCGCGTGGCCCCGGCCCTGCTTGAGCAGCTTCCGCCCGCACAGTGGAGATCGCTTCAGCTGGTCCGTGCCAACCCGGTCACGTTCGGCCAAGACTACTGGAACCAGCGTCGTTGGCGGGCCAGTTTTCACGACGAAGCCGGGAACCATTACTCGCTCAAGGTCACTGACCCACTGGCGTGCGATCGGCTCGCGCGGGGTGAGGAGATCGGCCAGGATTGCATATTGACGATCAGCCTGATCGAGCCGTGGACGCACAACGCCGAAGAGAAGCCGCCCACGTGCTACAAGCTCGTGGCTGCGGTCGTTGAGCTGTGA
- a CDS encoding type I restriction endonuclease subunit R produces MPVNHKEIAFEAAIEHHLTTAGGYVKGDRDGFDSHRAIFPADVLAFIKATQPDEWAYLEGIQKAKAEETLLDDLCRALDSEHEGCLSVLRHGFKCFGKLFHVAYFAPASGMNPETKKRYEANRLTITRQLKYSPKHNNTLDVTLAINGIPVATAELKNPMTAQTWRHAVTQYKNDRDPGDLIFQFKHRALVHFAVDTDEVYMTTRLSGSKTYFLPFNKGCGGGGGNPENTSGGGGYKTAYLWEEVLERHSFLDILARFIHLQIEEKKLGDKKVKKQTMIFPRYHQLDCVREMVADARERGVGNNYLVQHSAGSGKSNSIAWLAHRLSSLYDEQDEKVFDSVIVVTDRVVLDQQLQYTIYQFEHKQGVVEKIEINSTQLAEALGAGVPIIITTLQKFPFVTEKIGDLPKKRYAVIVDEAHSSQGGETATELKGVLAGATIKEEAKAKAEAEGLPDYEEEILKAMAKRGKQPNMSFFAFTATPKYKTLEVFGQLGPDGKPRPFHLYSMRQAIDEGFILDVLQNYTTYKTYYRLIKSIEDDPKVDKRKAARALARFMSLHPHNIAQKTEVMVEHFRHFTLHKNGGKAKAMVVTSSRLHAVKYKQAFDKYIKEKGYTEIKTLVAFSGTVIDPDAPGVEYTESAMNIDAQGKHIGQKELPERFATEEYQVLLVAEKYQTGFDQPLLHTMYVDKRLAGIQAVQTLSRLNRTHPGKEDTFVLDFVNEPDEILAAFQPYYEQTLVGEQADPKQLYELQAKLDAQQVYHKTEVDEFCRVFYKPKRNQTPTDHARMNACIDPAVGRFTEFDEEEREEFRKTLTAFRNLYSFLSQVIPFQDTDLEKLYSYIRFLLTKLPKGDSGPVYHFDDDVSLKYYRLQKIGEGSIDLEAGKTEPVDGPTSVGTKAAHPDEIELSQLIDILNERFGTEFKPGDQLFFESIREDAVADDALRQAAKANTIENFGYVFRKALEGLFIDRMDQNEEITARYMNEERFREAVSQHLLKDVYDHIRDEAVTAGSISEAPNQEG; encoded by the coding sequence ATGCCCGTAAACCACAAAGAGATCGCCTTCGAAGCCGCCATCGAGCACCACCTGACGACGGCGGGCGGGTACGTCAAGGGTGACCGCGACGGGTTTGATTCGCACCGGGCGATCTTCCCGGCGGATGTGCTCGCGTTCATCAAGGCGACGCAGCCGGATGAGTGGGCGTACCTGGAGGGTATCCAGAAGGCCAAGGCCGAGGAGACGCTGCTGGACGATCTGTGCCGGGCGCTGGATTCGGAGCACGAGGGCTGCCTTTCGGTACTGCGGCACGGGTTCAAGTGCTTCGGCAAGCTGTTTCACGTGGCCTACTTCGCCCCGGCCAGCGGGATGAACCCGGAGACGAAGAAGCGGTACGAGGCCAACCGGCTGACGATCACGCGGCAATTGAAGTACTCGCCCAAGCACAACAACACGCTGGACGTGACGTTGGCGATCAACGGCATCCCGGTGGCGACGGCGGAACTGAAGAACCCGATGACCGCCCAGACCTGGCGGCACGCGGTGACGCAGTACAAGAACGACCGCGATCCGGGCGACCTGATCTTCCAGTTCAAGCATCGGGCGCTGGTGCATTTCGCCGTGGACACCGACGAGGTCTACATGACCACGCGGCTGTCGGGCAGCAAGACGTACTTCCTGCCGTTCAACAAGGGCTGCGGTGGCGGCGGCGGGAACCCGGAGAACACGTCCGGGGGCGGCGGATACAAGACGGCGTACCTGTGGGAGGAGGTGCTGGAGCGGCACAGCTTCCTGGACATCCTGGCGCGGTTCATCCACCTACAGATCGAGGAGAAAAAGCTCGGCGACAAGAAGGTCAAGAAGCAGACGATGATCTTCCCCCGCTACCACCAGCTCGACTGCGTGCGGGAGATGGTGGCCGACGCACGCGAGCGTGGTGTTGGGAACAACTACCTCGTGCAGCATTCGGCGGGCAGCGGCAAGAGCAACTCCATCGCCTGGCTGGCGCACCGGCTGAGCAGCTTGTACGACGAGCAGGATGAGAAGGTCTTCGACTCGGTGATCGTCGTGACCGATCGCGTTGTGCTGGATCAGCAGCTTCAGTACACGATCTACCAGTTCGAGCACAAGCAAGGCGTCGTGGAGAAGATCGAGATCAACTCGACGCAGCTGGCCGAGGCGCTGGGTGCCGGTGTGCCGATCATCATCACAACCCTGCAGAAGTTCCCGTTCGTGACCGAGAAGATCGGTGACCTGCCGAAGAAGCGGTATGCGGTCATCGTCGATGAGGCCCACAGCTCCCAGGGCGGTGAGACAGCCACCGAACTCAAGGGCGTGCTGGCGGGCGCAACGATCAAGGAAGAAGCCAAGGCGAAGGCCGAAGCGGAAGGGCTGCCCGACTACGAGGAAGAGATTCTCAAGGCGATGGCCAAGCGCGGCAAACAGCCGAACATGAGCTTCTTCGCGTTCACGGCCACGCCCAAGTACAAGACGCTGGAAGTTTTCGGCCAGCTGGGGCCGGATGGCAAGCCCCGGCCGTTCCATCTCTACAGCATGCGGCAAGCCATCGACGAAGGCTTCATCCTTGACGTGCTGCAGAACTACACGACGTATAAGACCTACTACCGGCTGATCAAGTCCATCGAGGACGATCCGAAGGTGGACAAGCGCAAGGCGGCGCGGGCACTGGCCCGGTTCATGAGCCTGCATCCGCACAACATCGCGCAGAAGACCGAGGTGATGGTCGAGCACTTCCGCCATTTCACGCTGCACAAGAACGGCGGCAAAGCCAAGGCGATGGTGGTCACGTCGAGCCGCCTGCACGCGGTCAAGTACAAGCAGGCGTTCGACAAGTACATCAAAGAGAAGGGCTACACCGAGATCAAAACGCTGGTGGCCTTCTCCGGCACGGTGATCGACCCGGATGCGCCAGGTGTTGAGTACACCGAGTCGGCGATGAACATCGACGCCCAGGGCAAGCACATCGGCCAGAAGGAGTTGCCCGAGCGGTTCGCCACCGAGGAATACCAAGTGCTGCTGGTGGCCGAGAAGTACCAGACAGGCTTCGATCAACCGCTGTTGCACACGATGTACGTCGACAAGCGATTGGCGGGCATCCAGGCGGTGCAGACGCTGTCGCGCCTGAACCGGACGCATCCGGGCAAGGAGGACACGTTCGTCCTGGACTTCGTGAACGAGCCGGATGAGATTCTCGCCGCCTTCCAGCCGTACTACGAGCAGACGCTGGTCGGAGAGCAGGCTGACCCGAAGCAGCTGTACGAGTTGCAGGCGAAGCTCGACGCCCAGCAGGTCTACCACAAGACCGAGGTCGATGAGTTCTGCCGGGTGTTTTACAAGCCCAAGCGGAACCAAACGCCGACCGACCACGCCCGGATGAATGCGTGCATCGACCCCGCCGTCGGGCGGTTCACCGAGTTTGATGAAGAGGAGCGGGAGGAGTTTCGCAAGACGCTGACGGCGTTTCGGAACTTGTATTCGTTCCTGTCGCAGGTCATCCCGTTCCAGGATACCGACTTGGAGAAGCTGTATTCGTACATCCGGTTCCTGCTCACGAAGCTCCCCAAAGGCGACAGCGGGCCGGTGTACCACTTCGATGACGACGTGTCGCTCAAGTACTACCGCCTGCAGAAGATCGGCGAAGGCTCGATTGATCTTGAGGCAGGCAAGACGGAGCCGGTCGATGGGCCGACATCGGTGGGCACGAAAGCGGCGCACCCTGACGAAATTGAGCTGTCGCAGTTGATCGACATCCTGAACGAGCGGTTCGGCACGGAGTTCAAGCCTGGCGATCAGCTGTTTTTTGAGTCGATCCGGGAAGATGCCGTGGCGGACGATGCTCTGCGGCAGGCGGCGAAGGCGAACACGATTGAGAACTTTGGCTACGTCTTCCGCAAGGCACTGGAAGGCCTGTTCATCGACCGCATGGACCAGAACGAAGAGATCACCGCCCGCTACATGAACGAAGAGCGGTTCCGCGAGGCGGTCAGCCAGCATCTTCTCAAGGATGTGTACGACCACATCCGAGATGAGGCGGTGACTGCAGGGAGTATCTCGGAAGCACCCAACCAAGAAGGTTAA
- a CDS encoding recombinase family protein: MSRAKNKTPVKTTVRCAIYTRKSSEEGLDQEFNALDAQREAAESFIASQKAEGWTALPDRYDDGGYSGGSMERPALERLLRDIDAGKVDCVVVYKVDRLSRSLMDFARIMETFERQGVSFVSVTQHFNTTHSMGRLTLNILLSFAQFEREIIGERIRDKLAAQARKGKWTGGVPVLGYDVDRSGPSPRLVINAKESARVREIFRMYLREASLLPVVKELARRSWPNKRRTTKKGKQVGGRRFDKAMLHALLTNPIYTGQMTYKGDLYPGEHEPIIEQELFDKVQHQLKENGRTGGAEVRNKYGALLRGLLRCKGCDTAMTHTFHRGKGRHLYRYYRCTHEIKNGRDACTSQTLPAQEIEALVVDEVRRLGEDEALLAQVLTEAHAAIQGERVAAQRDLDDLRRQLDRDSRELKRLAASSRTDDQTTSRVADLHTRLADGNRQEPHLKARVSDIESEVITRVDAQAAFGEFDELWANLIPREQARLLKLLIATVDYDGQAGTVSVTFHPTSIRSLIDRRIEQAA; encoded by the coding sequence ATGAGTCGAGCGAAGAACAAGACACCCGTCAAGACAACGGTGCGGTGTGCGATCTACACCCGCAAGTCGAGCGAGGAAGGCCTCGACCAGGAGTTCAACGCGCTCGATGCCCAGCGCGAAGCGGCCGAGTCGTTCATTGCCAGCCAGAAGGCCGAGGGGTGGACGGCGCTGCCCGATCGCTACGACGACGGCGGGTACTCCGGCGGAAGCATGGAACGGCCCGCGCTTGAGCGTCTGCTACGTGACATCGACGCCGGCAAGGTCGACTGCGTGGTGGTCTATAAGGTCGACCGCCTGAGCCGATCGCTGATGGACTTCGCACGCATCATGGAGACGTTCGAGCGCCAAGGGGTCTCGTTCGTGTCGGTGACGCAGCACTTCAACACGACGCATTCGATGGGCAGGTTGACGCTCAACATCCTGCTGAGCTTCGCCCAGTTCGAGCGGGAGATCATCGGCGAACGCATCCGCGACAAGCTGGCGGCGCAGGCCCGCAAGGGCAAGTGGACCGGCGGCGTTCCGGTGCTCGGCTACGACGTCGATCGCTCGGGGCCAAGCCCTCGCCTGGTCATCAACGCGAAGGAATCAGCCCGAGTTCGTGAGATCTTCCGCATGTACCTTCGTGAGGCGTCGCTGCTCCCGGTGGTCAAGGAGCTAGCACGACGCAGCTGGCCCAATAAGCGACGCACCACGAAGAAGGGCAAGCAAGTCGGCGGGCGTCGGTTCGACAAGGCCATGCTTCACGCCCTGCTGACCAACCCGATCTATACCGGGCAGATGACCTACAAGGGCGATCTGTACCCGGGCGAGCACGAGCCCATCATCGAGCAGGAACTGTTCGACAAGGTCCAGCACCAGCTCAAGGAAAACGGACGGACCGGCGGTGCGGAAGTGCGTAATAAGTACGGTGCACTGCTGCGTGGCCTGCTGAGGTGCAAGGGGTGCGACACGGCGATGACGCATACGTTCCATCGTGGCAAGGGCCGCCACCTCTACCGATACTACCGGTGCACGCATGAGATCAAGAACGGTCGTGATGCCTGCACGTCCCAAACGCTTCCAGCTCAGGAGATCGAGGCCTTGGTTGTGGACGAGGTTCGCCGCTTGGGCGAAGACGAAGCGTTGCTTGCCCAGGTACTCACAGAGGCCCACGCGGCGATCCAGGGCGAACGGGTGGCCGCACAACGCGATCTTGACGACCTGCGGCGGCAACTGGACCGTGACAGCCGCGAACTGAAACGTTTGGCCGCGAGCAGCCGTACGGATGACCAGACCACCTCCCGCGTCGCCGATCTGCACACCCGCCTCGCCGACGGAAACCGGCAAGAGCCGCACCTCAAAGCCCGGGTCAGTGACATCGAAAGCGAAGTCATCACGCGCGTCGATGCCCAAGCCGCCTTCGGCGAGTTCGACGAGTTGTGGGCGAACCTGATCCCCCGCGAGCAGGCGCGGCTTCTGAAGCTGCTGATTGCCACAGTGGACTACGACGGGCAGGCCGGTACCGTGTCGGTCACCTTCCACCCGACCAGCATCCGGTCGCTCATCGACCGTCGAATCGAGCAAGCCGCATGA
- a CDS encoding DUF2924 domain-containing protein, translating into MQDTTTQLAALDDMTTGELANLYRDLHGQPCRTRHRAYLIRKNAWRIQANAEGDLSERARRIRERAFELANDAEVRVMAPKTMICPPQTGETVTVTRPMSRGPAKPTDPRIPPPGTALVREYKGRTIRAVVLKDGQGFECDGERFRTLTAVAKRVTGSHMNGFRFFRLGTTR; encoded by the coding sequence ATGCAAGACACGACAACGCAGCTCGCCGCACTGGACGACATGACGACCGGCGAGCTGGCCAACCTCTACAGGGATCTGCACGGCCAGCCCTGCCGCACCCGCCACCGGGCCTACCTGATACGCAAGAACGCCTGGCGCATCCAGGCCAACGCCGAGGGCGACCTGTCAGAGCGTGCCCGCCGTATCCGGGAGCGGGCGTTCGAACTGGCGAACGACGCCGAGGTAAGGGTAATGGCACCAAAGACCATGATCTGCCCGCCACAGACCGGCGAGACGGTGACAGTCACACGCCCGATGTCACGCGGTCCCGCCAAACCCACCGACCCGCGGATCCCGCCGCCGGGCACGGCGCTGGTCCGTGAATACAAGGGCCGTACCATCCGGGCCGTCGTCCTCAAGGATGGTCAAGGCTTCGAGTGCGATGGGGAACGCTTCCGGACGCTGACGGCCGTCGCGAAGAGAGTCACCGGCAGCCACATGAACGGGTTTCGCTTCTTCAGGCTGGGAACCACGCGATGA